The Daucus carota subsp. sativus chromosome 9, DH1 v3.0, whole genome shotgun sequence genome window below encodes:
- the LOC108201235 gene encoding ankyrin repeat-containing protein ITN1, with protein sequence MFIDRRPAEWEVDWEVLDSNNYTPLDVLHLEQETHTLANQLLVRTSLIKANVRKHWWLWRTLREPNADSGKRIVKHTEITNNIEIEEHRKAINTHMVVSALIATVAFSVLFNVPGGFDGSKGSPVLLRKTDFAYFIILDALALMLSVASLLLYFFTSSNKDASQVKRIVRNTAALNFLAICSMMVAFVEGTSVMLADKSTLGAGVNLLILFFVIGATPVYIYNLRGEVRSRTLLPASNSV encoded by the exons ATGTTCATAGATAGAAGACCAGCAGAGTGGGAAGTTGATTGGGAAGTACTCGATTCCAACAATTACACCCCCTTGGACGTACTGCATTTGGAACAAGAAACACATACGTTAGCCAATCAG CTCTTGGTTAGAACATCACTCATTAAGGCCAATGTTAGAAAGCATTGGTGGTTGTGGCGTACACTCAGAGAGCCAAATGCGGATAGTGGGAAGAGAATTGTGAAACATACTGAAATAACTAACAACATAGAAATTGAGGAGCACAGAAAAGCGATCAACACCCATATGGTAGTATCCGCACTCATTGCAACAGTGGCCTTCTCAGTACTATTCAACGTGCCTGGGGGCTTTGATGGGAGCAAAGGATCACCGGTTCTTTTAAGAAAAACTGATTTTGCCTATTTTATTATCCTTGATGCACTTGCCCTGATGTTGTCGGTTGCCTCGTTATTACTCTACTTCTTTACATCATCTAACAAAGATGCGAGTCAAGTAAAACGCATAGTCCGGAACACAGCAGCATTAAACTTTTTGGCGATTTGCTCAATGATGGTAGCTTTTGTTGAAGGAACTAGTGTCATGCTAGCTGACAAATCGACACTGGGCGCTGGTGTGAATCTACTGATTCTCTTCTTCGTAATCGGTGCCACTCCTGTATACATTTATAATCTAAGGGGCGAAGTGCGTAGTAGAACTTTACTTCCTGCAAGTAATAGTGTGTGA
- the LOC135149409 gene encoding protein ACCELERATED CELL DEATH 6-like codes for MNYMKSVLYDAVTNDDNNALAAMQASDLEDQRTPTNSTILHLACQYGSINCVQHILMNHSSLLLKTNSRGETALHLAAKQGQLDVVQELVSTATASMTVQNLMRSADEDLETALHGAVRYNRRAVVELLVVTDPSYPHPQNKYKETPLYLASIRYYTDIITTILVNCNWPNIISGSAGGGTDLHAICGGPEGRTALHAVVLDYRNHGGHECVQRLLDWNIGLLKEVDDYGWTVFHYAAHNDLHTIVELIIGLLVADEDKYVAYHKDKMYGRTPLHIAAYTGNVDVMKTFVKHFPDCWEITDGSGRNILHIAVEEDRKGVIDYILSRGFQASNNLLTKRDNSGNTPLHLPSWEFLFIG; via the exons ATGAACTACATGAAATCTGTCTTGTATGATGCTGTCACCAATGATGACAATAATGCCCTCGCCGCGATGCAGGCATCCGATCTAGAGGATCAACGGACACCAACAAACAGTACTATTCTTCATCTGGCATGCCAGTACGGGAGTATAAACTGTGTCCAACATATATTAATGAACCATAGTTCACTACTTTTAAAGACCAATTCAAGAGGCGAGACCGCGCTTCACCTTGCAGCGAAACAAGGGCAGCTTGACGTGGTTCAAGAACTCGTTAGTACAGCTACAGCATCGATGACAGTGCAGAATCTGATGAGAAGTGCTGATGAGGATCTTGAAACCGCCTTGCACGGGGCTGTACGATACAATCGCAGGGCTGTTGTGGAACTTCTGGTAGTAACAGATCCAAGCTATCCACATCCTCAGAATAAGTACAAGGAAACTCCACTATACTTGGCTTCTATTAGGTACTATACTGATATAATTACTACCATTCTCGTCAATTGTAATTGGCCAAACATTATAAGTGGTAGTGCCGGTGGGGGGACAGATTTGCATGCCATATGTGGTGGTCCGGAAGGAAGAACAGCTTTGCATGCTGTAGTATTGGATTATAGGAATCACGGGGGACATG AATGCGTGCAACGTCTTTTGGATTGGAATATAGGTCTATTAAAGGAAGTAGATGATTATGGTTGGACGGTATTTCATTATGCGGCACATAACGATCTTCATACAATAGTGGAACTAATAATTGGACTTCTAGTTGCTGATGAAGACAAATATGTGGCGTACCATAAAGACAAGATGTATGGAAGAACACCTTTACACATAGCAGCATACACTGGAAATGTGGATGTCATGAAGACATTTGTCAAACATTTTCCAGATTGTTGGGAGATTACAGATGGAAGTGGTCGAAATATATTGCATATCGCGGTGGAGGAAGATCGAAAGGGTGTTATTGATTATATCTTGTCCCGTGGTTTTCAAGCAAGCAATAACCTTTTAACTAAAAGGGACAATAGCGGCAATACACCACTCCACCTACCAAGCTGGGAATTTTTGTTTATAGGCTGA
- the LOC108202379 gene encoding ankyrin repeat-containing protein At5g02620, whose product MILIPSYGPTPSAGKTDLEKRSASSINALNLEDQRTPTNSTVLHLACQYGSINCVHHILNHHGAALLLKTNSRGETALHLAAKQGQLNVVQALVDRATALAQQHNNVPNHPASMMVQNLMRTADEDLETALHGAVRYNRIDVVRFLVERDRSYLHPQNKYKETPLYLASIRYYPQIIATILDNCDWPNISGIAGGKTDLYAMCGGPEGRTALHAAVLDYRNPGGHECVQLLLDWNIGLLKEVDDYGWTVFHYAAHNDLYTIIELIVGFLIADEDKYVAYHKDKMYGRTPLHIAAYTGNVGVMITFVHHFPDCWEITDGSGRNILHIAVEEDRKEVIDYILFRGFKASNNLLTKRDNSGNTPLHLITKLGIAVPRLMRIRVRDRIMGIRGIDPRPLGILMRWLRSKLMDRRRAEWEVDWEVLDSNNYTPLDVLHLEEEKHTLANQLLVRTSLIEANVRKHWWLWRTLREPNAESGKRIVKHTEITNNLEVEEHRKAMNTHMVVSALIATVAFSALFNVPGGFDGSKGSPVLLRKTRFAFFIIFDAIALMLSVASLLRYFVTSSNKDANQVKLIVQTTATSNFLAIVTMMIAFVGGTSAMLADNSILANVVGVLTLFFLIGAIPISVYIGRGGVRSRTLLPTSNSV is encoded by the exons ATGATACTAATACCGAGTTACGGGCCAACACCTAGTGCTGGAAAAACCGACTTGGAGAAGAGATCAGCCTCTTCTATAAAT GCATTGAATCTAGAGGATCAACGGACACCAACCAACAGTACTGTTCTTCATCTTGCATGCCAGTACGGGAGCATAAACTGTGTCCATCATATATTAAATCACCATGGGGCAGCACTACTTTTAAAGACCAATTCAAGAGGCGAGACTGCGCTTCACCTTGCAGCAAAACAAGGGCAGCTTAACGTGGTTCAGGCACTCGTTGATAGAGCTACGGCTTTGGCTCAACAACATAATAATGTACCAAACCATCCGGCATCAATGATGGTGCAGAATCTGATGAGAACTGCGGACGAGGATCTTGAAACCGCCTTGCACGGGGCTGTACGATACAATCGCATCGATGTTGTTAGATTTCTGGTAGAAAGAGATCGAAGCTATCTACATCCACAGAATAAGTACAAGGAAACTCCACTGTACTTGGCTTCTATTAG GTACTATCCTCAAATAATTGCTACCATTCTCGACAATTGTGATTGGCCAAACATTAGTGGTATTGCCGGTGGGAAGACTGATTTGTATGCCATGTGTGGTGGTCCGGAAGGAAGAACAGCTTTGCATGCTGCAGTCTTGGATTACAGGAACCCCGGTGGACATG aaTGCGTGCAACTTCTTTTGGATTGGAACATAGGTCTATTAAAGGAAGTAGACGATTATGGTTGGACGGTATTTCATTACGCGGCACATAATGATCTTTATACAATAATTGAACTAATAGTTGGATTTTTAATTGCTGATGAAGACAAATATGTGGCGTACCATAAAGACAAGATGTATGGAAGAACGCCTCTACATATAGCAGCATATACTGGAAATGTGGGTGTCATGATTACATTTGTCCACCATTTTCCAGATTGTTGGGAAATTACAGATGGAAGTGGCCGAAACATACTGCATATTGCGGTGGAGGAAGATCGAAAGGAggttattgattatattttgttcCGCGGTTTTAAAGCAAGCAATAACCTTTTAACTAAAAGGGACAATAGCGGAAATACACCACTCCACCTAATTACCAAGCTGGGAATTGCGGTTCCTAGGCTCATGCGAATAAGAGTGAGAGATAggatcatgggaataagagggATTGACCCGCGTCCCTTAGGGATTTTAATGAGATGGTTGCGTTCTAAGTTAATGGATAGAAGAAGAGCAGAGTGGGAAGTTGATTGGGAAGTACTAGATTCCAACAATTACACCCCCTTAGACGTACTGCATTTGGAAGAAGAAAAACATACGTTAGCCAATCAG CTCTTGGTTAGAACATCACTAATTGAGGCCAATGTTAGAAAGCATTGGTGGTTGTGGCGTACACTCAGAGAGCCAAATGCTGAGAGTGGGAAAAGAATTGTGAAACATACTGAAATAACTAACAATCTAGAAGTCGAGGAGCACAGGAAAGCGATGAACACCCATATGGTAGTATCCGCACTCATTGCAACAGTGGCGTTTTCAGCACTATTCAACGTGCCTGGGGGCTTTGATGGGAGCAAAGGATCCCCGGTTCTTTTAAGAAAAACTAGGTTTGCCTTTTTTATAATCTTTGATGCAATTGCCCTGATGTTGTCAGTTGCCTCGTTATTACGCTACTTCGTTACATCATCTAACAAAGATGCCAATCAAGTAAAGCTCATAGTCCAGACCACAGCAACATCGAACTTTTTGGCGATTGTCACAATGATGATAGCTTTCGTTGGTGGAACTAGTGCCATGCTAGCTGACAATTCGATACTGGCCAATGTTGTGGGTGTACTGACTCTTTTCTTCTTAATCGGTGCCATTCCTATATCCGTTTATATTGGAAGGGGCGGAGTGCGTAGTAGAACTTTACTTCCTACAAGTAATAGTGTGTGA